The proteins below are encoded in one region of Coffea arabica cultivar ET-39 chromosome 4c, Coffea Arabica ET-39 HiFi, whole genome shotgun sequence:
- the LOC113741821 gene encoding uncharacterized protein, with amino-acid sequence MEASKSSYDGINEAYRPIPSLNLAFMLVWLLSAACWTVNTYKNRHFQTNKLQWTLTAVPLIKALQLTLSFLFWYSCFYLQVCSLWMSFGVFVTGVLFQTVTFVLFLLISHGYCITYERLSIIERRTTAALGCVFYLTLVGYRASVPYFSALMLLNYFVSFYMIFRHISQNLLLLREQLTIIEDEEVHAMHDAICTKYIMFKKFQGAMHIVAMAELAIFFNINDSLDNYWLRLVVREWAQFCIILYIGWTFRSKDLAPRFSVMPTLKSTGMKMVPPIYSIEMDATTFKEFKSHEWHIGVPTSLQKGRLEGSVLVVIQHPRADTMTSISPASLCTTQVHASNLPVNQRNFNNQLV; translated from the exons ATGGAGGCGTCTAAGAGTAGTTACGATGGCATCAACGAAGCTTATCGCCCAATCCCTTCTCTTAACTTGGCTTTTATGTTGGTTTGGCTCCTCTCTGCAGCTTGTTGGACCGTCAACACTTACAAAAACCGCCATTTTCAG ACGAATAAATTGCAATGGACACTGACCGCTGTTCCATTAATTAAAGCTTTGCAGCTGACcttatcttttctcttctg GTATTCGTGCTTTTATCTTCAAGTATGCTCTTTATGGATGTCTTTTGGTGTCTTTGTAACTGGAGTGCTCTTTCAGACTGTAACTTTTGTGTTGTTCCTCCTGATTTCTCATGGATATTGCATCACATATGAGCGTCTTTCCATTATCGAGCGGAGAACAACAGCTGCTCTTGGGTGTGTCTTTTACTTGACTCTTGTTGGTTATCGAGCATCCGTACCTTACTTCTCA GCTCTTATGCTGCTAAACTATTTCGTGTCCTTCTATATGATATTCCGCCACATATCCCAGAACTTGTTGTTACTACGGGAACAGTTGACAATCATTGAAGATGAGGAAGTTCATGCAATGCATGACGCAATCTGTACAAAATACATCATGTTCAA GAAATTTCAAGGTGCAATGCACATTGTGGCAATGGCAGAATTGGCA ATATTTTTTAACATAAACGATTCATTGGACAACTATTGGCTCCGGTTGGTGGTTAGAGAATGGGCACAGTTCTGCATTATCCTTTACATCGG ATGGACTTTTAGGTCAAAAGACTTGGCACCACGTTTCTCAGTTATGCCTACTTTAAAGAGCACAGGGATGAAAATGGTGCCTCCGATATACAGCATT GAAATGGATGCAACAACCTTCAAAGAGTTTAAGAGTCATGAGTGGCATATTGGTGTG CCCACTTCTCTGCAGAAAGGACGCTTAGAGGGTTCAGTCTTAGTTGTGATTCAGCATCCCCGTGCAGATACAATGACCTCAATCAGCCCTGCCTCGCTCTGCACCACTCAAGTTCATGCCTCTAACCTGCCTGTAAACCAAAGAAACTTCAACAATCAACTTGTATAG